The DNA segment TGATGGCATCTCGTTTAAAGCCTTCGTGTGTGTGATATCGAGATGCCGAAGATCCATTAGATTCCCGATAGTTGCAGGCAACCGGCAGAGCTTATAGCACCTGTTTAAGATCAATGTTTGCAGGTAGAAAAGGGATGTTATAGATTCCGGTAAACATTTTATCACGCAACGAGATAAATTGAGATACCTCAAATGCTTCAATTCCCCTATTGATTCTGGTAACTTCTTGATGTTATAGTCACAAAGAGATAATGACCTCAAATATCTCAATTTTGGCAGAAAATCATGCAGCACACTGTTAGATAAAAAGCTGCGAAATGAATGCGAGAATGGAGAAAACGATAGGAATGTTCTCAAGCACGTCATGTGGTGAGACATTTCGAATCTTTGAGAAGTGTCGAAGTTCTGCTTAGTAAAAGACAAGTAACGGAACTTTTCAAAGCTCGCATTTGATATATTGACGTGCTTGAACTTATCTGTAAAACTGTAGCAAGTTTCTCCTGCAACAAATTGAGCTAAGTCATTGATAAGATCATGCATCACAAACCGCGATTCCTTGTTACTTGCCCTTTCGAAAAACGATCTTGATAACAAATCGAGGATATATTTGTGGCCTAAGTCTTCCATTTGCTCCATTCCTTTTGGCTGCTGCAGAAGAAGCCCCTCTGCCATCCATAGGAAAACTAATTCATCCTTATCGAATTCATAGCCTTTGGGAAATATCGCACAATAAGCAAAGCATTGTTTCAAACAAGACGGGAGATGATGATAGCTCAATCTTAGAGCTGGAAGAATGTCATTCCCTTCATTTGGTAAATCCCATAGCTTGCTAGTCAATATGTCATTCCATTCATCGCAAGTTCGCTTACCATGCAGAAGTCCTCCAAGGGTTTTCACGGCCAACGGTAATCCTTTACACCTTCTTACAATTCCTTGTCCGATTTCTTCAACATTCAGATGTGCACTGAAATCTCTCCTTCCAAATGCATGTTGAGCAAACAATGACAAGCAGTCATCATATGGTAATGCGTGCAGATGATAAGCCGCGACATTTCCCACCATCAATGCGACCTTGCAATGGCGAGTAGTGACTATTATTTTGCTTCCAGGTGCCCCTGCTTTGAAGGGTCTTCTTAGGAGATCCCATTGATGGTAACTTTCACTCCAAACATCatccaaaacaaataaaaacttcCTCCCTGATAACTCCTCTTTCAACCTTACTTGAAGTGAATCTAGATCACTCGAACATTCATACGAATTCGACAAAACTTTCTCCAGTATTATTCTTGTCACCATCATAAGATCAAACTGTTCTGAAACACAAACCCAAGCTTTGATGGCAAAATGATTGGCAACCCTTTCGTCATTATAAACAAGTTGAGCCAATGTGGTCTTGCCCATTCCTCCCATACCAACTATAGGCATTACAGATACTCCATTTTCATCACCCTTCAGCAGCCATTGAAGAATATCTTCTTTTTCAGTTTCCCTACCACACACATGATCTCCAATCAAAGAAGTAGTTAGTCTTTTCTCTTGTAACCTGCAGGACTTGGACATGTCTCCTACAGCTATCTTTGTCAAATTCAAACCGAGACCATTGATCTCCGATGAAATGCATTGTAATCTATCAGTAACATCCTTTATCTTGCTTCTTATTCCATAATCTGGCATGGAATGGCTTCGTCTTGTACCAGCAAACCATGCACAGGACATGTTCGATGAATTGTTTGTTTGAGCTTCGTCAAACAGTAGTGGGAATTCATCCAAGATATCTTCCATATCAAAAGCCAAAACTCTAACCTCGGAAACCCAGATTTTCACCAAGGGATCGGTTATTTGCTTCGTTTCTGCTTCCTCGAGTACTGCTTGGATTTTCAACAACAAATTCCTCCATTTCTTAACCTCCAAGCCAACTTGATTCTGTTTTGCAAAGCTTAATAATTGTGTAGAATCCAACTTTGCAAACAACCATTGAAATGTAGCTGCTAAAAGTGCACCTCCAACGACAGACAAAGCATCCATTTGATTAACTTATCTGCAACAACAATCAATGAATATTCAGAGATAATTCAATATATATGTATCCGTATAtttatgtttcctttttcttacAACTTAAATTTTCGATATAATAATGTTCAGATTAAAATCACTGCTAAATATGTGCTCTGATGCCAAAATAACGTAACAATGAGATGATGAAGTGTAATGAGGATGCTAAATGAtgatcaaaatttcatatttaaaaataaaaatttaacaaagtGATCTGCAAagtagtaaaattaaaataaaaatacagagattaaattctaaatgtacaaaaaagtatagggacttagaatgCATTTTAACCTAACAATTTTCCTTTTACTTTAAATATTACCTCTTTCTATTTATCCATCTTTCTCACCaaacacaaataataaaaagATCCATCCTTCATATATTTCTTTCTTTCCAGTTTCCACAACTGTTCTtaccttgattttctttcttaCCGAACAGAATGTAAAAGAATCAAACATTCAACCAGAAAAACAAAATGCATAAGAATAATCTTAGATAAACAAAATGTTAGATAAGCCATTTATCATTCACAAACCTACattaaatatagtataaaaataaatgtaattaaatcaagAGAATATAAAATCATACCTTGAAAAAGACTGAAGAAATGTAGAATTTGATGAGCAGaataccaaaaaaacaaaaaatgagaGTAGTTTGAAAAGAGAGAGCAAAACTAGTTAAAGCTCGATATTTTTCCTTGACATTTCCACTAACCCAGCTAAGAAGTCGATATGGACAGTGACTGGTCAATCACTCCTTAATTTTCTTCAAACTTcccttacatatattttttaattccaaaagtCGAGTTTGACTTCGCAGTCCAAATTCAATTAAtccattaaattgaattatgagactttttttagtttaaaactGTTTAGAAATGACTCGGGTTATTCTTTCATGTTTGAAGATTTATCCAAAATTTGTGaggatttagataaaaatattaggctcgaaaaatagatttggataaaaaaattaaactattttaaaatatgaaCCGGGCTTGGGTTTGAACATTCAAAGCTCTAGCCCGGCCCGACTtgaaccatttttaaatttataatactttatattatgtaatttagaatacattaaaaaaataaatatatactaaatgtataatactactctaatgtaaatattaaaataatgttaagataactatataaaaaaatttaataaataaaaaatatattaaattattaaatattataaatttatattataaatattctttttaaaaattttaaaaataatatgggcgagGCTAAATGCGTTTGGGTTAACCTTTTGCAAATATAGactaatttaagtaaaattttaagttcatatTTTGAGTCAGGCCGGGTTTGAGCAAATATAAAGTACGCTAATATCATAATTAAGCTCGGCCTGAACCCGATCcaacccggcccatgaacacctctacttaGAAGCCATGTAAACAAAATATATACATCAACCCCTTCTCTCTCTCACTAAAATAGTTCTACCTTATAAGGGGCgaagtaaaaaattttaaaaataaaattttattattttaataatctatatatttataatttttagatgattaaatcaaattttattatttttagagagctaaagtacaattttactattactaatttaaaattttataaattataaaaaattaaaattaaaatttttattttagatgatTGGGCCTGTAGCCCCTAGATCTGCCCCTGCCTTACAATATCAAAttcaagatttttattttttgatcttCCACATGCAATATTAGCCATGTAAgtaagtaaattttttatttttaaaaatgtcacTTAATCTGGACTTTTCTACGGTGTTATCAATTAATTTTCATTAGAatggagaaattaaaaataaagcaaTTAAATTCCAAATGTTGGAAAAGTATGTTAAGTGGAAAGCATAAttaccccttttttttcttaattaatgtCGGAGGTTTGGTACCAAAACGcttaaattttagggtaaattatgttattagtctctaaattatgagtaaattttCGTTTTGTCCAtctaactaataaaaattataatttaatcattgaactattcaagatttttcatttaagtcattaaattgttaaaatcgATATTATATAGATTTCTCTGTTTGTACTGCATGCACGAATCGAGAActcttttttccttctcttctacGTTATAAATCTATTAACcaaaattcaaaatacttttttcCCTTATCTCCAATACTAACctcaaattataacttttttttaattaagttatcaaaacaaaaatttaaccatattttagtAACTAATCATATAGTTTActgtaaattttaatataacacacataaattcaaatttgattgtttccaataaaaaaaaccctcataatatttaatcaataattttaaagtttaattaattacttaaaaacaataattttattcaTATGCGTATTGAAAAAAATAGTAATGTCTTGTGCGGTGTAGACCTAAACACTAACAAAAGTCTTCATTGAAGGCCAGCTGTTGTCTAGCTAATTTCCTCCCACCGACGTTGCACTGTCACTCCATACGGGTCGGGTTAATTTTCTAATTCGATAAATCGGATCCGATTCAAATCGagtttgaataaatttatttttaattcaatttggtTTTGGTGGACTTGAATTAAAATTCTACTTATTTAAGTAATAGACTCtatactttacaaaagttataaatttagtatcatttttagtctttatgttttttaattttttaaattttagtcctcACTCTATTATCacggttaaatttattaagttctgCTATTCTCAAAATCTGATGcgacaaacatattattatatatgtaatgccACATCAGCTTTTTATTTTCagatattactcactaaaaatacAATTAATTGATTAACGACGGTGATTTATGTCAAGATTGTAATTTCAAATttcgaaaagtatagggacttagaatgATCCTAATggagaatatggactaaatctaAAATTGTACACTTAATAcatgactagtaattgaattatTACTGTTTTGGATCAGGACTaaagtttcaaaactcgaaatgtACAGGACTAAAGTTGATCGATTTGAAAAATAGatagactaaaattgatcaaattaaaatataagaactaaattcaCAACCTTCGCAAAATACAAGGaatgataacaaaatttaacctatataatataaatattgaacTAAAACATATAGTAGCACTTTAAATACGAtcctacataaaaaataataatataaatacaaaacacaaattgtgaaattgagtttTGGGATTATACACACTTAACAATCCCAtgattgctcataaattcaaattagtccaaatggatttgggtaaaattaaaaaaagaaagtaatataatatatattatttatatagaaTTAATGGAAATAATGTATTAAATGAGTTGTTTTGAATAACGTTTTAATTAGAATTAAGTCTTAGTATTGTTGGCAAAAATTGAGGTTTTAAATCTTAAAGGCTCAAATTTGAGTCTTATCATCTACATTTTCGATGCATGGGTCTCTCCCCATCGTGTGTATATACTTTGCGTGGATTTTATTTGATTCTTCATCTACTGTATATTATATTGATTGATTCTACGTATTACTGTAATTGCTCAAACTTATATTCAATTACACTTATACCTGTAATTATACTATCTTGTATTAGTGAAACTTTCATGACTCGGGATCCATGTTGACCCAAAAGTCTCTTAACATTTCATCTTTTTTCTATcttgtatatattaaatattttatcgagttgcaacttataattttttatcgaatttgtATCCATGATTGACACTTTAACTCTctattattatgaaattatgtatgcTTGCATTTTTGTATTTGTAACATTCATCCTTCTAGcatcatttttaattatatatattttataatttcatcttaaaatattagataatttacttaaattttaagccTATTTCGCTTAAttttattcgtattttttattctttaatttaaagtaTTAACTTTTTCGATTTAATACCTgagttcaatttttatttttataactagATTTGTATGGTTTAGGTTTTAGTTTTTACAAattctttactttaatttatcttttttacaaattaatttatttgtcatataatttttatttattaatattttacatatttattttttaaaacgacTTACATACAACATATATCACAATGACTATAATTTATTGATTCATTTGTGTTAAATTATAAAGATGTGTGGAACaatgttgaaataaatgattttaatagtgatgatttaattttttaaacatgttaGTTTTCAAATGTAAACTAGTATATATGTAACATTTTTCGTCAGATTCGATTACCGAGTCTGAGCTACGGGAGGCTACAACTGTTATCGAAATAACTATCGTCAGAAATACTGAAAATAAAACAATCAAACGTCTCATAAATACAGTCATTATACCATACCTTATGTAATGACCTGAATTTTACTGTTAccggaaaagtgtattttcggttCTCCGTTTCTGAATaacagattcgtaaatatttattaaaaatatttacgaagtaaaatgagtggttaattagagtttaattaagtggatttaatttaattaagagtaattaagtaaaaggaccaaattgaataaagtgtgaaaatttaattgtagattaaaagaaaataaagaggaccaaaatggaaattatGCCATTTGTCTTAAATGAGGCCGCAGATGcataaaaatctttaatttttatgcataaatatgtatattaaattattattattatttattatggttttatatttgatatttattaatgttattcttattaaattgatatttattatgaaataaattaaaagttgacaaatgtatggtaataaatatacatgtgtaatgaaTTCAATATGTAGTGACTAATTTTGGCTCGGACCCGCTAAAAACCCCAAacctatatataaatataaaataaataaataaatagtaaaataaccACAGTCCATTTACAGGCTTTGACCCAAAACCCAAACAACAAGCCCAGCTACATAACCCCATCAGCCCAAAACCAATAACTAAACCATGACCCAAAACCCAATTTTAACTTAAACCCAAATTTACAAGGCCCGATAGGCCCAGAATATTAAACCAAGACAAACCCTAAGTCACCCCCTTTCTCCTGCGCCGCAACAGCAACCTGACAGCAGCTCCATGCCTCCGTACGCCCCAGCCTCCTGGCGCCACGCCCACGCCCCGTACGCCAGCGCACACCCGTACCTGCAAGCAGACAAACAGAGCAGCAGCGAatagaaacaaaaatatattgtatattttcgatttatttttctctcttttttcggCGATAAAAGCCAAGCTTTTAATCGTTGTAAAGGTACGAATACAAAATAGGCAATACGAACACAAAGATAATAACAATCAATCGAAAAAACAGAGGAGGTGattttcccttctcttttttGAATTCTCTgctctttctatttttatttactcgatttctttattattttatcatcaaAAAGAAGCAAAAGAAAGTGAAGAAATTTTCTGCGTTCCGAAGCCTTCGAGTCCCTGCTTGTTCCGCCACCATCGAAACACAGTGGCGATTTGGGGCTGGTAAGCAAGACCCACGGATCCCCTTGGTTC comes from the Gossypium hirsutum isolate 1008001.06 chromosome A06, Gossypium_hirsutum_v2.1, whole genome shotgun sequence genome and includes:
- the LOC121230772 gene encoding putative disease resistance RPP13-like protein 1 isoform X2, encoding MDALSVVGGALLAATFQWLFAKLDSTQLLSFAKQNQVGLEVKKWRNLLLKIQAVLEEAETKQITDPLVKIWVSEVRVLAFDMEDILDEFPLLFDEAQTNNSSNMSCAWFAGTRRSHSMPDYGIRSKIKDVTDRLQCISSEINGLGLNLTKIAVGDMSKSCRLQEKRLTTSLIGDHVCGRETEKEDILQWLLKGDENGVSVMPIVGMGGMGKTTLAQLVYNDERVANHFAIKAWVCVSEQFDLMMVTRIILEKVLSNSYECSSDLDSLQVRLKEELSGRKFLFVLDDVWSESYHQWDLLRRPFKAGAPGSKIIVTTRHCKVALMVGNVAAYHLHALPYDDCLSLFAQHAFGRRDFSAHLNVEEIGQGIVRRCKGLPLAVKTLGGLLHGKRTCDEWNDILTSKLWDLPNEGNDILPALRLSYHHLPSCLKQCFAYCAIFPKGYEFDKDELVFLWMAEGLLLQQPKGMEQMEDLGHKYILDLLSRSFFERASNKESRFVMHDLINDLAQFVAGETCYSFTDKFKHVNISNASFEKFRYLSFTKQNFDTSQRFEMSHHMTCLRTFLSFSPFSHSFRSFLSNSVLHDFLPKLRYLRSLSLCDYNIKKLPESIGELKHLRCYKLCRLPATIGNLMDLRHLDITHTKALNEMPSGIVA
- the LOC121230772 gene encoding putative disease resistance RPP13-like protein 1 isoform X1, translating into MDALSVVGGALLAATFQWLFAKLDSTQLLSFAKQNQVGLEVKKWRNLLLKIQAVLEEAETKQITDPLVKIWVSEVRVLAFDMEDILDEFPLLFDEAQTNNSSNMSCAWFAGTRRSHSMPDYGIRSKIKDVTDRLQCISSEINGLGLNLTKIAVGDMSKSCRLQEKRLTTSLIGDHVCGRETEKEDILQWLLKGDENGVSVMPIVGMGGMGKTTLAQLVYNDERVANHFAIKAWVCVSEQFDLMMVTRIILEKVLSNSYECSSDLDSLQVRLKEELSGRKFLFVLDDVWSESYHQWDLLRRPFKAGAPGSKIIVTTRHCKVALMVGNVAAYHLHALPYDDCLSLFAQHAFGRRDFSAHLNVEEIGQGIVRRCKGLPLAVKTLGGLLHGKRTCDEWNDILTSKLWDLPNEGNDILPALRLSYHHLPSCLKQCFAYCAIFPKGYEFDKDELVFLWMAEGLLLQQPKGMEQMEDLGHKYILDLLSRSFFERASNKESRFVMHDLINDLAQFVAGETCYSFTDKFKHVNISNASFEKFRYLSFTKQNFDTSQRFEMSHHMTCLRTFLSFSPFSHSFRSFLSNSVLHDFLPKLRYLRSLSLCDYNIKKLPESIGELKHLRYLNLSRCVIKCLPESITSLFYLQTLILNRCYKLCRLPATIGNLMDLRHLDITHTKALNEMPSGIVA